The DNA region GAATCAGTCGACGTCAATCCGGACGACGCGAATCAAGGTCGATTCGGTTGCATCGTCGCACTGGGCGCAGGGGATGGTGATCGGCGGGCTCATCGGTGCCGCGCTTGGCGCGCTCCTGAATCATCTCGGGTCGGGGATCAGCGACGTCTCCCACAGCAGTTCGGCGCTGATCCTCGGATCGGCCGCCCTTGGCGCGATCATTGGCGGACTGATTGGATCGGGGTCGCATTCCAAGTCGTAGCCCTGCGGCCATCTGCAGGACAAAGTGAACGTCGACCCCGCGTGAACGCTCGCACAGGTCGGCGTTCGGAACGGTGCACACGCTGACTAGTCCAGGAAATACGGACAGACCACCACGTACACGTAGCTGAGTATGGGATAGTCATCGAGCCTGTGCAGCTGATTCGCCGCGATGACTCCGTCGACGATCTGGATCGAGGTATCGACCTGGTGCACCCGGCCAAGTGCCGTGAGCAGCGCGACCGCGGAATCAATCGGTTGCGGGCCGACGCCGAGCTCGACTTCAATCTCCGTTGAGACTGAAGTGCCGAGCGGCTGGCATATGCCGACCACGCCGGGCAACGTGACCACGGCCTGAGTGTTTGCCGTTGGCAACAGCAGCACCATCGTCGAATCAGAGCGCACCACGCTGACGATCCGGCCGTATCGTGCCACCGTGGCGCTGTCGGTTGCGGTGAGTTGTCGGCCAAAGACGATGCCGCGAAGTGGCGGCGCCGGTTCCGTCGGGCGGGTCGGGACGCCGTCGTTGCATGCGATAAGCAACGTTGACAGCAGGATGATCGAGCTGCGGAGCAATCGAGTACTCATGGATTCCTCACCACCGTCAACCTCGTCTTTCCGGTTACCGACTTCACCCCATCGCCCACAGCCACCACCATCCGGTACGCTCCCGGATCGAGATTCTTCAACCCCATCGTCCTGGCGACTTCGATCCGCGACTGCCGCGCCACGTCGTTGAAGGTCAGCTGGAGCCGCGGCTTCTTCCCCGCCGCGTCACTCGCCCCAAAGAAGGTGATCGTGGTCCGGTACGACTTCCCCGCCTCGAGTTCGGCGAGTTGATAGTACACTGCCGCGTCATCGCCCGACGGAAAGGTCCCCAGCGGATTGAGGTCGACTGCCGTGGTCCCGGAGTTCCAGACGACGTGCCCCGCACCCCCTGCCCTTCCCATCACCACGTCGCTGATCGAGAAGCGGCTCGAATCGGGGAGGACGGCGTCGGTGAGCGCGGCCACCGCGCCGCGGCCGTCGCCCGCGTGAAGGTGAATGGTTTCGTCGGCCCGATCCACTCTTTTCTCACCTAGTGCGAGCGTTCAGGGCCATCGTTGCTTCGCAAGGACGTCCCGTCGCTCTCCCCAGAGCCAGATTAGGAACTCGGTCATTTCCGGCACGCTTGACTTCCCGGTGCTCGCAGCAATCTGATGGTCAACGATGCTAACGCGCTCAAATGCCTTTAGCATCGCCGTCTTCATCGGGTTCAAGATTCTGTATATCGACCAGATGGCTCGCGGCGCTGCCCAGCGCTGCAACTGCGGCAATCGAACCAATTCCTCTAGTGATAGTTGCTGTTGATCGAGGCCGTGAACGATGCCTCCCATAAAGGTGCCAGCAACGCCAGCAAATTCAGCGGCTCTTTCCTGGATAAGCGCGATCTTGCCTGGCTCCATCTCGTCGTCAACGATGCTGCTCAGCAATCGATTCCACACCGAAAGCGGGTCAGTAACATTCTGCTGCAACGTGAGTGCATCCAGATTGTAGTACCGAGTCGTCTTTGCGTATTGACTCAAGAACTCCAAGATCTTACGCTCGCGGGACGCGGTTTGAAGGGGTGCCAATGTTGCTGAGATGTCAAGATGATCCTTCGCGGCGAGAGCGTCTATCAAAGTCACAAGGTCGTGGCCCAAGCCGCGGAGGTCTTCGCGGCTGGGCGCGTTGAGCTGATGATCCGCCATGTAATCGAAAATGAAAGCAAGTTTCAGCAACCGTTCCATTCCCACACTTACAAGGAGAAAGCCAGAGTAATATTTCCCCTTCTCGCCTATGCTTGCATTCCGCAGGGATGTGAGCCCCGTTGCCAAAGTCGACTCGATTAGAAAGGCTTCCTGTTGTATTAGGTGCCACGTTGGCGTGAACCAATCACCTCTCAGCATATTCATGACGGGATGGCGAACTGAGCAAGAATTGTTTCCATTCGCCGATCTCGACTTGCAACTTGGGATCTGATCGTGGAGGCTAGCGGCCTAGGACATTCAGATCTGAACACTGGAGTCGCGCTCATTGTCATCGGTACGACCCTCAAGTTTCCGCGCAATATCCTGTACCCGATTGCGAAGCTTCACCCGCATTGAGATTGTCTCGCGGGTCTCGTCACCAATTTGCTTCCGCACAGCCAAGGAGCGCGGCAGTGGCAGCACGATCTCATGCACTCGACGGCCCAATGTGTCGATGATGTCCTGGGTGAATTGCTTCGCGCGAATCTGACGCATGACAATCGATGTGTTCAGGCACGCAAGCAGGAGCCAGGGGTCGAGGTCCTTTGGCTTCAGGACTCGCAATCGATAGATGTGACTTTGGTAGAGCATTGGAAGATCACTATCAGTTACAATGGCCGTCGTACCAATCAAGTACGTGCCATCACGTACCAATAGGATGTCTCCGGCCGCTACCTCTGCCTTGCGCTTCTCTGACTCGTAGATCGAGCGGCTCACACCATGCTTGAAGTCTGCCTTGATTTCCCAGTTTGATAGATCTGATGTTCGAATGAACGGAATGCGCCCAGTTCCGTAGGCCATCTTGCCAATCTCGGTGCCTGTCTCGACGGCAAGAATTCTCGCATCGACCAAATTCCCCACCGTCACTAGGTCATGAGTCTTGGACAGCTGTTGCAGTGCCGCCTCGATCTCCGGATCATAGTATTGCGGCACGAGGATGCGGTTGCGTACATCGGTGGATGGCATCTTGAAGCTGAGGTGATCCACCGCACCCATCTTACCCTTTAAGAACGCCTGATACCGAGCCGCGACCGTTGGCACTTCGTCAAGTAGCACCATTCTTCCGGATGGATCCCGCCGATATGTCGGATTGCCGCGCGAGTCGTGACCGCACCACTTCACCGCGCCAAAGAACATCGAGTGAGTCTTCCGAGGCTCGGTCTTCTCGAGTACCATGACAGCGACCTTCGTATGCGTGCCGCTCTTGCCGCTCGTCTTGAAGAGTGACTCCGGCATAGTGACGATTGCTCGGATCGTCGTCCGCTCCATTAGATAGTTGATCACGTACTCATACGACGGATTTCCGAGAATGCTTTCAGGCATGACAATACCAAGGCGGCCACCCACTACCAGGAGCTGAAGACAGCGCTCCAAGAATAGGATGTGCGGCGCTTGCTCGTCACGCAACTTGTCTGACTTCGAGATCGTTTGTGACTTCTTATCCTTCGACCACTTATACCCGAGTTCGTACTGAGCGAGCACCTGTGCACCCTTCACTGGAATCTTCGACCCGAACGGCGGATTGGTCATTACAACATTGAAGCGGCCCAGCCTGACCCGGTCCCGCGCATCGACTCTCCACTCGTCCGGTCGCATAAGCGCATTTTCGCAAAACACACCACCGCGGCCGTCACCGATGATCGCCATGTAGGCTTTGGTCACCTTCGCTAGAAACGAGTCCTTGTCTAGTCCGCGAAAACACCTCGACGCCAGTTCTCGCTTCTTCCGGTCAAGGATGACCTCGGACCATTCCTTTTTCTTGCCCTCACGTTCGAGCTTACCCCACACATGTTCCAGCGCAGCAATTAGGAACCCGCCTGAACCACAGGCCGGGTCAATCAGCAGATCGCCTGGTTCTGGATCGATCATATCTACGATGAGCTTGATGACGTTGCGAGGTGTGAAAAATTGTCCCTCAGCTCCTCGCAGCGCTGGGCCGATGAAGACCTCGAATGCGTCTCCCACGGCATCTCGATCCGCATCGATGATGCAGTAAGTCTGAAGTTCCCCTACGACGTACATCAGACTGGCAGCATCCAGCGTCACCGCATCCTTCGAGGTGAAGACATCGCTGTACTCACGCTTAACCTTGAACTCAAAAGTCTCGACTATGCGCTTGCGCACATCCTTCGCAGTTTCGTCCACGCCACAGCGAAAGGATACCATTTCGTCCGGTGCGGTGTTGATCTCATCGTAGATCTTGCAAAAGAGGAGGTTGATGATCTCCTGTGCCAGCGATTCATCCCGGGTGATGCCGGTCGTATTGCCTGCGAGATGGTTCCTGATGTCACGAAACACGGCCTTTAGATTGGAAGGCTTCTTGAGCTCGCGACGGCAGTAGAGTCCGATGTCCTCGACACGTTGACCGTACCGCGGAATGTTCGGCAACTCTTGATAAGTCCGGCGCCCGCTGGCGTGGTGTACCTTTCGGATGTAGGCGTGCTCGCTACCGTTGAACCAGACGCCAATCTCCGCGGTGCTCATATCAAGGTACAATTTCAGCTGAGCCAGGCCCTCCTTGCGCCGTGGTCGCTTGCACTCGACCACCATTTGAAGTTCGTCCTCTAGTCGGTTGTTGCTCGAGAAGACAGCAATGTCGATGGGGAATGTCTTCTTGTCGTCAGAAGGACTCTTCCGCACGCGATACTGTGGCCTAGTCTGGATATGCGCCTTGGGATACCCGTAGTCGGCCACGAGGCGCTTCGCGAACACCTGCACAGCATTGATCTCTTCGGGAGTTGGGCTAACGGCGACACCGCTAATGTAGTCCTCAACAGCATCGGTGTCCGTAGGCGCAAGAACATGCGCAGCATTCGCACCGCGTCGAGCCACTGTTCCCTCGTGTCTTGGCGAAGTGATTGGCAGGCTTGAAGATAGATCGGAATTTCTAATGGAATGTAAGCGGGGACTACTGCCAGCGCATCCCCCTCCAGCGCCGCTTCAAGAGTGGACAGAGAAGCCGGCTAATCGAGCGCCGCGCGATTCGCGGGTCCCAGCCGCAATCTTGCAGTAGCAGCAACGTCGGGCACGCGGCGAGTTCGAAACTCGGTCACCTGGCCAGTGGCAATGTCCTTTGTTTGGCCAAAGCGTAAACGCCAATAGCGGCTGCCACCAACATCAGCCCCGCAAATAGCTGCGGACTCGAACGCTGACCGTTCGCCATGAAGTTCGCGAAGTGCTCGCAGTTATTCCCAAAGAGATCATAAAGCGGGTTGCACTCAGCCTCGCGAAGCCGCGCACGCGCGCCAACCTCGTCAACGATTTTGCCAATGATCTTCCAGTTGGCCCGGGACTCGTCGAGCCACTGCGACCTGAGCTGCGGCGGCGCCTGATCGACCACGACTGGACGCCAAGGTTCAGCCTCAGCGAGCGACAGCACGTTGCCAATGTCGAGCACACCGAAATGCTTCACGACCTTCTGCGGATTTTCTTGTTCAACCAGGTACAAGCCGTTAGGAACTATCTGTCCGCTGAGTGCGCAATAGGGCATTGTTTAGCGTCCTGCTTATGACATATGACCAGTGACCGGAAGCGCCCCGGCCGGGCTACAGAATCAAACCTTGGTTCAGAAGCCTGACAAGCTCGGGCATCGGCGAGATCCCGGGGCCGGCTAGGTCCCGCGTTGAGGCCTAGGGAGTCCGTGTCGAAAATTGAATCGGGGCTGAAAGACGAGCCTGAACAGCGCATTCTAATGCGTGTCTGGACCCGGCAACTCATGATCAAGGCCTGGTAGCGACGAATTATACCGCGGGCTTTCGCCGGGGCTTGCGTTGTTCGATTAGTTAAAGAATCGATGGACGATGCTACGCTGGTCTATCAGCGGCCCGCCGCACGGTCCCCAACCCAGATAGCGCAGCGCCAGCTTTTCGGCGAGCTTCCACCGCGCGGTCCCGGATCTTCGGAGAGGGCAGATACTCAGGGATTAGCGACGGATCGGAAATCAATCGGCGCACAGTAACTGAGTTCACCGTCACGTCCACCAACGAGGTATCGAACTGGGACCCTCGACCTTTGTTGAGTTCGGCCAAGACGACATCGAGCGATAGAGCGTTGCGGTAAGGACGGTTCGTCGTCATCGCGTCGATAGTGTCCGCGATCGTGATAATCCTAGCGCCGAGCGGAATCGCCTCACCGGAAACTTGGTCCGGGTAACCTCGGCCGTCCCATCGCTCATGGTGATGCCGGACGCAGGAGACAACGTACCCTTGGAACCGCGAGAACAGGCCGACTAGGTCCGCACTCTTTGCAGAGTGGGTCTTCATGATGGCCCACTCCTCTTCAGTCAGCTTACCCTCCTTTTGAAGGAGGGGAGCAAACTCTGCGTGGATCTTTCCGACGTCATGCAGCAGCGCTGCGTTTTCGATCTCTTCGACTTGTTCGGGCGTCAATCCAAGATCAGTTGCGATCGCGCGCGATAGGCCGCATACGCGCCTTGAATGACCTGACGTGTATGGATCACGGGCTTCGATTGCTTTCACCATCATTGCAAGCTGTTCTCGAACATTCAACTCGAGTTGGTCGTACGCCCCATCGAGCTCTCCGTATAGATCTTGGAGGTTGTTGAGCTTCCCATAGATGTGCCTGAACCCAAGCAGCGGCAATGCCAAGGCTAGAAAGGCAAATCGCTCCAGTCCGCTTGCGCTGTTAGTCCGGACAAACACGCCTGCCACGAGCAGCGCAAGCATGCTTGCGGCGATATCGTACCCCAACACCCACATCGTATTGGACCGCCATGTGCGCAAAACCGGCCTGTCGTTCGCAAGCGCGACGACCGTGCTGACGAGAAGGGAGTTCGCAACAAAATAGATCAGCGCCGCCACCAAGAAGGCGCCGATCTGGACAAGCGCAGCGTTGAAAACAGCCGGATGACCGGGCACCGCAGGCAACAGGAATTGCGGCGGATGCTGACCACCGAGCAGGTAGTACACCGTGAACGTGAGACCTACTGAGATGCTACGTTCGGCAACGTTGAACGCAAGCCGCAAGGGAGAGTCTCGCTCCACAATCTTGGCGATTGCCTTTGCCAATGCCGCGATGAGGGCGCCCAAGAATGCACCCAGAACTAGGCCAACGGCGAGATGGAACACAAACACCAACGAGCCGGTCAGACCGCCAGCCTTATTGTGTGTACGAGACAATTCAAGGAGACATCCGACAAACAGGAAGCTGAAGACTGCCCACGCGTCGAAACCTGGTCGTGGCAG from Gemmatimonadales bacterium includes:
- a CDS encoding N-6 DNA methylase, whose product is MARRGANAAHVLAPTDTDAVEDYISGVAVSPTPEEINAVQVFAKRLVADYGYPKAHIQTRPQYRVRKSPSDDKKTFPIDIAVFSSNNRLEDELQMVVECKRPRRKEGLAQLKLYLDMSTAEIGVWFNGSEHAYIRKVHHASGRRTYQELPNIPRYGQRVEDIGLYCRRELKKPSNLKAVFRDIRNHLAGNTTGITRDESLAQEIINLLFCKIYDEINTAPDEMVSFRCGVDETAKDVRKRIVETFEFKVKREYSDVFTSKDAVTLDAASLMYVVGELQTYCIIDADRDAVGDAFEVFIGPALRGAEGQFFTPRNVIKLIVDMIDPEPGDLLIDPACGSGGFLIAALEHVWGKLEREGKKKEWSEVILDRKKRELASRCFRGLDKDSFLAKVTKAYMAIIGDGRGGVFCENALMRPDEWRVDARDRVRLGRFNVVMTNPPFGSKIPVKGAQVLAQYELGYKWSKDKKSQTISKSDKLRDEQAPHILFLERCLQLLVVGGRLGIVMPESILGNPSYEYVINYLMERTTIRAIVTMPESLFKTSGKSGTHTKVAVMVLEKTEPRKTHSMFFGAVKWCGHDSRGNPTYRRDPSGRMVLLDEVPTVAARYQAFLKGKMGAVDHLSFKMPSTDVRNRILVPQYYDPEIEAALQQLSKTHDLVTVGNLVDARILAVETGTEIGKMAYGTGRIPFIRTSDLSNWEIKADFKHGVSRSIYESEKRKAEVAAGDILLVRDGTYLIGTTAIVTDSDLPMLYQSHIYRLRVLKPKDLDPWLLLACLNTSIVMRQIRAKQFTQDIIDTLGRRVHEIVLPLPRSLAVRKQIGDETRETISMRVKLRNRVQDIARKLEGRTDDNERDSSVQI
- a CDS encoding HD-GYP domain-containing protein, producing the protein MTFPKAVRIYVFSVVVAAALVLGVTSVLPRPGFDAWAVFSFLFVGCLLELSRTHNKAGGLTGSLVFVFHLAVGLVLGAFLGALIAALAKAIAKIVERDSPLRLAFNVAERSISVGLTFTVYYLLGGQHPPQFLLPAVPGHPAVFNAALVQIGAFLVAALIYFVANSLLVSTVVALANDRPVLRTWRSNTMWVLGYDIAASMLALLVAGVFVRTNSASGLERFAFLALALPLLGFRHIYGKLNNLQDLYGELDGAYDQLELNVREQLAMMVKAIEARDPYTSGHSRRVCGLSRAIATDLGLTPEQVEEIENAALLHDVGKIHAEFAPLLQKEGKLTEEEWAIMKTHSAKSADLVGLFSRFQGYVVSCVRHHHERWDGRGYPDQVSGEAIPLGARIITIADTIDAMTTNRPYRNALSLDVVLAELNKGRGSQFDTSLVDVTVNSVTVRRLISDPSLIPEYLPSPKIRDRAVEARRKAGAALSGLGTVRRAADRPA